A stretch of DNA from Desulfurella amilsii:
TAGACCATCAGAGAATCAAATACCAATGATACATGTAGATGCAATTGTAGAGACGCCATGGGGCGGATACCCAACAAACGTAACATATATGTATGACTATGACTGGATGTGGTGGAAATTCTACATTCAAGCTAACCGCTCAGCAGATACAGCTGATGGCAGAAAAGCTTTAGCGGGGTATTGGCATAATATAGTGGGCAAAGATGAGTGGGATTTCTTGCAAAATAAAGTGGGCACAGATAAGTTTGAGTTTGGCAAAATAAAAGCAAAATATGAGTGCCCAAGCGGTGCAACGGGTTTTGCAAGGCTATATGAGCTTATTGCAGATACAAAATATGGCTATAAGCCAGATCAGTACAGACCAATATAAGTTTAAAGGAGGCAAACATGAGTAGTAATGTTATTGTACCAGTACATATACCAACCGTTGAAGGAATTGAAGAAAGAGTAAGGTCTTTTAATAGTGGCATTAGCGATGCAGACTATGAAGCTTATTGTAAAGAAAATGATGTTCCACCTGATGAATTTACTACGATGGAGTTGCTCGCCATTGCAAGCTCAACTATGATACCAGATGGTGCATCAATGTTTATTGGAACAGGACTGCCCGTTCTTACAATGACGCTTGCGCAGCATACAATTAACCCAGATGCAATAATTGTTATGGAAGCAGGTATGTTAGATCCTCACTTCGAACACATACCAGTATCTGTTGCCGATATTAGAGGTGCTTATATGGCATCAACGGCACTGTCAATGATGGATGCATTTGGTACATATGAACAGCGCGGCTATGTTGTAGGCGGTGGCTTAGGTGGCGCAGAGTACGATGAGTATGGCAATATTAATGCAACTGGTCTTTGGGAAGCACCTCGCAATCAATGGACATCTATTGCATCTGGCACTGGAAAGGGTCCAAATGTAATATTTACAGGTTCTGGTGGCTCAAACCCAATAGGCACACAATCTGACTTTATATTAAGCGTTATGGTTCAAGAAAAAAGGCGATTTCCATATAATGTACAGTTTAAAACGACATTAGGTGGTGCAAGAGGACCAGAGGGTGAGTCACGATGGGATTACGGAATTCCAAGAGGTGGTAAAGGTTTGATGGTGTCTGACCTTTGTATTATGGAAAATTTCCCAGAAGAAGGTATCTATGATATGAGGTTAAGAAGCGTTCACCCAGATGTAAGCCTAAAGGATGTTATAGACAATGTTATGTGGGAGTTAAAAGACGAAAGCGGTAAGGTTTTGAAACCAACAGACGATGTTCCCACAACGCCAACCCCATCTCATGAGCAATTAAAAGTCCTAAGGATGATCGTTGACCCAACAAGAATATACTTAAAGAGAAAGACTCTTCGTGAAGCTGCCTACGAAAAAGAGCATGGTAAGCCCTGGAGAGTAAAGGTTAAAGGTTAAAGGTTTTTAGAGGGGTCTTTCCCCTCTTTCTTAATATTTTATAAAAAAGGAGCAGCTAATGAGATGTAAGTATTGTGGTAGAGATATGATAAAGACAAAAACGCCATTTAAGCGACCTGTTAAAGGCGAAATGCTCGTTGTGCCAGATGTTGAAGTGTATAGTTGCCCAGGCTGCGGTGCTGTATATTTTCCTGAAGAAACTATTCGTCATACAGGCAAGAAAATTGGTGAAAAACTTATCCAGGTAGCAAAAGAACGTGGACGCATAAAAGATGAGAAGGAATACCTAAGAAAGCTTCAAGAACAAAAACAGATAGATCTTGAAGAAGCAATAAAACGAGGCGAAATAAAAAAGAATGACGATGTGCCACTAAAAATTTTTACATAAAACATATGGATGTTGGTGAACAAATTAGACAAGAGCGTAAGAAAAAAGGTTTTACGCTGAAAAACTTAGGCAGAAAAGCTGGATGTTCGCCCAATTATCTTTCCTTAATAGAAAAGAATAAAGTATACCCGTCGGTAAAAGTTCTAAAGAAAATCTTAGAAACATTAGGGATTGATACGCCAAAAACGCTTAACACCACGGGCCAAAATGGGGTATTTGTTAGAAAAAATCAGCGTACACGTATAATTTATCCAGATAATAACGTGATCAGAGATTTGTTAGTAATTGACCCTTCAAATAAAATAATGGAACCTGCATACAAAATAATACCGCCAAACAGTGATTCAAACGGTTGGCATAGGCACAAAGGTGAAGAATTTGGCTACATTCTAAAAGGAGAACTTGAACTCAAAGTATCAAACGAAAGTTTTAAGTTAGAAGAAGGTGATTGTTTTTATTTTTCTTCTGCGCTTAAGCACTATTACAGGAACATTGGCAATTGCGATGTTGAAACCATATGGATCGTGTCGCCTCCCTCCTCTTTTAGGTATTTATTTTTAAAAAAGCATTAAGCACTGTCACCTACAATAAGTAGTTTTAAAATTCTATCAAAACCAAACGCAATGCCGCTTGCTTGTGGCATACCAAAAGCCATATAATCTACAAATTCTTTGTCTGTAGAGGCTCTAAAGTATTTTTTTAGCCTAACAAAATCATTTTCCTCATCGTAACAGTTGGCTAATTCTACGCCATCTATGTAAAACTCATACCTTTTTGCAAATTTGCCTTCTTTTTTAGCCAAAAATGTAAAATCAGGAAAATTATACACTATACTAATGCATCTTTTTCCTAAGTTTTTTTCTATGTATGTTGCAAATAGATAGTCAAGGACTTGGGATTTTGTTAGATTGGGTTCTAGGTTGTGTTCCAAAATTATTTTGCTTTTATCAAAAGGGTGTGCTATATTAAGGTTTAAATATTTTAAAAAAAGCTCGAGATAAGAAAAAAACTCGCATCTTTCAAGGTCTATATTATTTGAGCCGATTTTTAATACAGTATTTGAATCATTTAAGAATATGCATAAATTTTTGAAATCGTTAACGATCTCTTTTGGTTTTGCATATGCCCTATACCACTCAAGCATTAAAAATTCTTTGCTGTGCCATTTATCTTCAAAATCATCCCTGTAGGCAAAGTTTAGCTCAAATATCTTCTCAAAGCCTAAACACAAAAGTTTTTTATGTTCAATTTCAAATGAAGGTACTAAGTATCCGTACTTTGTTCTGATTTTTTTAATGTGCCTTTCTTTTAGGTACTGCGGTTTTAATTTTGGTGTTAAAACCTCTTCAAAGCCATTTTCTTTGAAAAAATATCTTGCTTTGCTGATAAGGTGCAATTTTTCCTTTAAATACAACAAATTATTTTCAAAATCCATTTTTTTATAAGAACGAACAATTAAATTATCATTTTCATCGATTATGTCATACATATTGTGTTTGGTTTTAAAAGGGAAATTGAGCATAGCTTTGCTTGATAAAACAAGTGTGTTATTTTGAGACATTTTTACAATACGCCCTTTTCTCATAAAGACTTATTATATACAAATAGTTGTTTTTTTGGAAATTGAAATTATAATAAATAATATGAAATGTTTTAGCGTATGTTCACATGATTGTCCTGATGCCTGCGCTTTGGAAGTAGAAATTAAAGACAATTTGGTCGCAAAAATCTCTGGAAATAAGGATCATCCCTTTACTCAAGGCATCATTTGCAATAAAACGGCTCAGTATAAAGAGGTTGTCTATTCAGATAAAAGGGTTTTGTATCCCCACAAAAGGGTAGGCGAAAAAGGCACTAATGCATTTAAGCGCATTTCTTGGGATGAGGCTATAGAGACTATTGTAACAAAATGGCAGCGTATTTTAAAAAATTACACAAGCGACTCGATTTTACCATACTCTTACGCGGGTACAGAAGGTGTGCTTAATAATGCAAGTATGGATAGGCGTTTTTTTAATAAGCTTGGTGCTGCAAAACTACTGCGCACAATTTGCTCTGCAGCAGGCACTAAAGGTTTTGAGTTAGCCTATGGAAAAGCTATTGGTACAAACCCCATATATACCTCAAATTCTAAATTTATCGTTTTTTGGGGTGTAAATGCACTTGCCACAAATTTACATCAAGCTATTTTTGCTCAAAAAGCCCGCCAAAGTGGGGCAAAAATCGTTTCTATTGATGTTGAAAAAAATGAAACGGCACATTTTGCCGATGAGTTTTATCATATAAACCCAGCTAGTGATGGAATTTTGGCGCTTGGTATCGCAAATATTATTATAAATGAAAATTTATACGATAGGGAGTTTATTGAAAATAACACTTATGGTTTTGGTGCGTTTAAAGAACTAACAAAACAATACACACCAAATATAGTATGCAAACAAACAGGCCTAAGCGAAAAACAACTTAATAAACTTTCAATTGAGTATGCCACCACCCACCCAAGTTTCATCAGAATAGGTAATGGTTTACAGCATCACTTAAACGGTGGTTGTAACACATGGGCAATTAGTTTGCTACCAGCTTTGGTTGGCGCATGGAAATTCAAAGCAGGTGGAGCTATAAAATCAAATTCTGGTTACTTTCCTATAAACAAAAACTTACTTCAAAGACCCGACTTGTTAGCATCAAAAACCAGAACTATAAATATGGTAGAGTTAGGCAAAGCTTTGTCGGATGAAAAAAACCCTATTAAATCTATTTACGTTTACAATTCAAACCCTCTTGTTGTAGCCCCAAATCATAATTTGGTAAAAAAAGGCTTTCAAAGAGAAGATCTGTTTGTCGTGGTTCATGAAAGACTGTGGACAACCACTGCGCTGTATGCCGATATTGTTTTGCCTGCAACAACATTTCTTGAGCACGACGATTTATATACCAGCTACTGGCATAATACAATTGCATTTGCAAAACGTGCAATTGAGCCCTTAGGTGAATCAAAGCCCAATATCGAAGTATTCAGCATGCTTGCTTTAGCTTTTGGCTTTAAGGAGCGGTGTTTTAGGGATAATGCATATGAGCTTGCAAGTCAAGCTCTAGATGACAGTTACTTTAAAAGCCACAATATTACTCTAAACAGGCTCTTAGAAGAAAAATTCATTGTTTTAGAAAACATAGGTTACCCATACAAAGATACAGCTTACACAAAGCTCTGCAAAATCCAGTTTAAAAATGAAGATGCGGTTAATTCGACAGGCAAAGATTTACCTGAGTGCACTGATTTCTCCACTCACTGCCCTTTTATTTTGATTACTCCACCAAACAAATATTTTTTAAACTCCACATTTGCCCACATTGATAAGCTAAGAAAAAACTCAGGTGTTCCATCTGTAAAAATTAATACTAAAGATGCTATCAAGCATGGCATTAAAGATAATGACAATGTTGAGGTTTTTAATGAGCAGGGCAGTTGCATTTTAAAAGCTGTTATTTGTGAAGAT
This window harbors:
- a CDS encoding helix-turn-helix domain-containing protein, producing MDVGEQIRQERKKKGFTLKNLGRKAGCSPNYLSLIEKNKVYPSVKVLKKILETLGIDTPKTLNTTGQNGVFVRKNQRTRIIYPDNNVIRDLLVIDPSNKIMEPAYKIIPPNSDSNGWHRHKGEEFGYILKGELELKVSNESFKLEEGDCFYFSSALKHYYRNIGNCDVETIWIVSPPSSFRYLFLKKH
- a CDS encoding CoA-transferase, whose translation is MSSNVIVPVHIPTVEGIEERVRSFNSGISDADYEAYCKENDVPPDEFTTMELLAIASSTMIPDGASMFIGTGLPVLTMTLAQHTINPDAIIVMEAGMLDPHFEHIPVSVADIRGAYMASTALSMMDAFGTYEQRGYVVGGGLGGAEYDEYGNINATGLWEAPRNQWTSIASGTGKGPNVIFTGSGGSNPIGTQSDFILSVMVQEKRRFPYNVQFKTTLGGARGPEGESRWDYGIPRGGKGLMVSDLCIMENFPEEGIYDMRLRSVHPDVSLKDVIDNVMWELKDESGKVLKPTDDVPTTPTPSHEQLKVLRMIVDPTRIYLKRKTLREAAYEKEHGKPWRVKVKG
- a CDS encoding amino acid--tRNA ligase-related protein; the encoded protein is MRKGRIVKMSQNNTLVLSSKAMLNFPFKTKHNMYDIIDENDNLIVRSYKKMDFENNLLYLKEKLHLISKARYFFKENGFEEVLTPKLKPQYLKERHIKKIRTKYGYLVPSFEIEHKKLLCLGFEKIFELNFAYRDDFEDKWHSKEFLMLEWYRAYAKPKEIVNDFKNLCIFLNDSNTVLKIGSNNIDLERCEFFSYLELFLKYLNLNIAHPFDKSKIILEHNLEPNLTKSQVLDYLFATYIEKNLGKRCISIVYNFPDFTFLAKKEGKFAKRYEFYIDGVELANCYDEENDFVRLKKYFRASTDKEFVDYMAFGMPQASGIAFGFDRILKLLIVGDSA
- a CDS encoding molybdopterin-dependent oxidoreductase produces the protein MKCFSVCSHDCPDACALEVEIKDNLVAKISGNKDHPFTQGIICNKTAQYKEVVYSDKRVLYPHKRVGEKGTNAFKRISWDEAIETIVTKWQRILKNYTSDSILPYSYAGTEGVLNNASMDRRFFNKLGAAKLLRTICSAAGTKGFELAYGKAIGTNPIYTSNSKFIVFWGVNALATNLHQAIFAQKARQSGAKIVSIDVEKNETAHFADEFYHINPASDGILALGIANIIINENLYDREFIENNTYGFGAFKELTKQYTPNIVCKQTGLSEKQLNKLSIEYATTHPSFIRIGNGLQHHLNGGCNTWAISLLPALVGAWKFKAGGAIKSNSGYFPINKNLLQRPDLLASKTRTINMVELGKALSDEKNPIKSIYVYNSNPLVVAPNHNLVKKGFQREDLFVVVHERLWTTTALYADIVLPATTFLEHDDLYTSYWHNTIAFAKRAIEPLGESKPNIEVFSMLALAFGFKERCFRDNAYELASQALDDSYFKSHNITLNRLLEEKFIVLENIGYPYKDTAYTKLCKIQFKNEDAVNSTGKDLPECTDFSTHCPFILITPPNKYFLNSTFAHIDKLRKNSGVPSVKINTKDAIKHGIKDNDNVEVFNEQGSCILKAVICEDVKEGVLISRGLYWADDYINKQPINALTSDKLSDIGQGAVFFSTGVELKKL
- a CDS encoding YgiT-type zinc finger protein translates to MRCKYCGRDMIKTKTPFKRPVKGEMLVVPDVEVYSCPGCGAVYFPEETIRHTGKKIGEKLIQVAKERGRIKDEKEYLRKLQEQKQIDLEEAIKRGEIKKNDDVPLKIFT